Proteins co-encoded in one Spirosoma endbachense genomic window:
- a CDS encoding SusC/RagA family TonB-linked outer membrane protein has translation MKKLFTNKRSLCGERVPFAKNVGQARGSTAGILLIFCLLCSVSAFAQTKVSGKVADSQGLALPGVSILIKGTTTGTVTTAEGDYTLNAPSGNSTLVFSYIGYTTQEIPINGRNTISITLASDDKMLNEVVVVGYGEQKKETVTGSVATVKGSDLVKSPATNLSNSIAGRMPGVIATNASGEPGYDGAKIRIRGSNTLGNNDALIVIDGVPARAGGLDRINPADIESMSVLKDASAAIYGSRAANGVILITTKRGKTGKPDLSYSFNQGWGQPTVIPKMASAAEYAQLNNEINLYNLPAQYWKDANTAFNTTGTFTRPDNGAIAKAAFTPDDIKKFQDGSDPWAHPNTDWFGEALKTWSPQTRHTLQLVGGSENVKYLASANYQNQDGYYKNSATGYKQYDFRLNLDAKVNKYINTVIGVVGRQENRFFPTVGAGAIFRMLMRGYPNKPAFWPTGQPAPDIENGQQPVLVTTSATGYDKDTRYYLQSNASVNITNPWIPGLKFSGSVALDKYIQQGKRWETPWFVYSWDYTSYDANKQPILQRVQKGPAQAQLNQYTNDQFNSLLSGILSYDHVFGGDHAVTLLAGITKEQSNSNGFFAFRKYFASTAIDQLFAGGSAEKNSGNNPANTPIWQRARMSYFGRAGYNFKEKYLAEFLWRYDGSYMFPANSRWGFFPGISAGWRISEEDFFKKSLPAVSSLKLRASWGQLGNDQVYFNDALREYDYLPTYAYGDVVNSAWGYVTGGQVAQTLYENGVPNTSLTWEVANNADIGLEGSLFNGKVFFEFDVFQNKRSNILWRKSASIPQTTGATLPATNIGKVTNKGYEFRIGYNGEVGDLKYSVSVNGGYAKNQITFWDETPGAPEWQRSTGKPIPSNVNDPNQQNGTLLYQYDGIFSTQADIDANKLDYSGVGASLLRPGDMKLKDINGDGKINGDDRVRADRNNQPRFQGGFNASLRYKNFDLSILVQGSTGGQIFLQTESGTIGNFLKYSYDHRWTVDNPSTVDPRIVDRSNQYFSNGTSYWLKSTDYARLKNLELGYTLPGKIGSKIGLNSLRIYVNGLNLVTYSPSMKGLFDPESTSGSAQYYPQARVINTGLSVSF, from the coding sequence ATGAAAAAACTATTTACCAACAAGAGGTCCCTCTGTGGGGAAAGGGTACCTTTTGCGAAAAATGTTGGGCAGGCCCGCGGAAGTACTGCCGGTATCCTGCTGATATTTTGCCTTCTCTGTTCGGTAAGTGCATTCGCACAGACGAAAGTTTCCGGTAAAGTTGCTGATAGTCAGGGCTTAGCGCTGCCAGGTGTAAGCATATTGATTAAAGGGACAACCACCGGAACTGTTACTACAGCAGAGGGTGATTATACATTGAACGCACCTAGTGGAAACTCCACACTGGTTTTCTCCTACATCGGGTATACTACACAGGAAATACCTATTAACGGTAGAAATACCATTAGCATTACGCTGGCTTCAGACGATAAAATGTTAAATGAAGTTGTCGTAGTTGGTTACGGTGAGCAGAAAAAAGAAACAGTAACTGGCTCCGTAGCGACTGTAAAAGGAAGCGATCTGGTTAAATCGCCGGCTACTAACCTGAGTAACTCCATTGCGGGCCGGATGCCGGGTGTCATTGCAACCAACGCCAGTGGCGAACCGGGTTATGACGGTGCCAAAATTCGTATTCGGGGGTCTAATACGCTTGGTAATAATGATGCCCTGATCGTTATCGATGGTGTGCCTGCCCGGGCAGGGGGCCTGGATCGGATTAACCCCGCCGATATCGAAAGCATGTCTGTCCTGAAAGATGCGTCGGCGGCTATTTATGGTTCGCGGGCTGCTAACGGCGTTATCCTGATCACCACCAAACGGGGCAAAACGGGTAAGCCTGATCTTTCCTACAGCTTCAATCAGGGCTGGGGACAGCCAACCGTCATTCCCAAAATGGCAAGTGCGGCCGAATACGCCCAGTTGAACAATGAGATCAACTTGTATAACCTGCCTGCTCAGTACTGGAAAGATGCTAATACCGCTTTCAATACAACAGGTACTTTTACTCGTCCTGATAATGGCGCTATCGCCAAGGCTGCTTTTACGCCTGATGATATCAAGAAATTCCAGGATGGTTCGGACCCCTGGGCACACCCCAATACGGACTGGTTTGGTGAAGCACTAAAAACGTGGTCTCCTCAAACACGGCATACATTGCAGTTAGTGGGCGGTAGCGAAAATGTTAAATACCTGGCGTCGGCTAATTACCAGAATCAGGATGGCTACTACAAAAATTCAGCAACCGGCTACAAGCAGTATGATTTCCGACTAAACCTGGATGCTAAAGTCAATAAGTATATCAATACGGTTATTGGCGTAGTTGGTCGTCAGGAAAACCGGTTTTTCCCAACAGTAGGTGCTGGGGCAATCTTCCGGATGCTGATGCGGGGCTATCCTAATAAACCGGCTTTCTGGCCGACAGGACAGCCTGCTCCTGATATTGAAAATGGTCAGCAGCCGGTTCTGGTCACGACCAGCGCTACGGGTTACGATAAGGACACGCGCTATTATCTGCAAAGCAACGCCAGCGTGAACATCACTAACCCCTGGATTCCTGGCTTGAAATTCAGCGGTAGCGTAGCTTTAGATAAGTACATTCAGCAGGGCAAACGCTGGGAAACACCCTGGTTTGTTTACAGCTGGGATTATACATCCTATGACGCGAACAAGCAGCCTATCCTTCAGCGTGTGCAGAAAGGACCCGCTCAGGCCCAACTTAACCAGTACACGAACGATCAGTTCAACTCGCTGCTATCGGGTATCCTAAGCTACGATCATGTGTTTGGAGGTGATCATGCGGTGACATTACTGGCCGGGATCACTAAAGAACAGTCCAATTCAAATGGATTCTTCGCTTTTCGGAAGTATTTTGCTTCTACCGCCATTGATCAGCTGTTTGCAGGTGGTAGCGCCGAGAAAAATTCAGGCAATAACCCCGCAAATACGCCTATTTGGCAGCGTGCCCGCATGAGCTATTTTGGTCGGGCAGGGTACAACTTTAAAGAAAAGTACCTCGCTGAATTTCTGTGGCGATACGATGGTTCGTATATGTTTCCGGCCAATAGCCGTTGGGGTTTCTTCCCCGGTATATCGGCAGGCTGGCGTATCTCTGAAGAAGATTTCTTCAAGAAAAGCTTACCCGCTGTTAGTTCGCTCAAACTGCGGGCGTCATGGGGTCAGTTGGGTAACGACCAGGTTTATTTCAATGATGCACTGCGCGAATATGATTACCTGCCTACCTATGCTTATGGCGACGTAGTAAACTCGGCTTGGGGCTACGTAACGGGCGGACAGGTAGCGCAGACGCTGTACGAAAACGGTGTGCCAAACACGAGCTTAACCTGGGAGGTTGCCAACAATGCGGACATTGGTCTGGAAGGATCGTTGTTTAATGGAAAAGTTTTCTTCGAATTCGATGTCTTCCAAAACAAGCGGTCGAATATCCTGTGGCGGAAAAGTGCTTCAATTCCACAAACAACCGGCGCTACATTACCCGCTACTAACATCGGTAAGGTGACCAATAAAGGATATGAGTTCCGGATTGGTTACAACGGTGAGGTGGGTGACCTGAAATATAGCGTGAGTGTGAATGGTGGTTATGCCAAGAACCAAATTACGTTCTGGGATGAAACACCAGGTGCTCCTGAATGGCAGCGTTCGACGGGTAAGCCTATTCCAAGCAACGTGAATGATCCGAATCAGCAGAATGGTACGCTTCTGTACCAGTATGATGGTATTTTCTCTACCCAGGCTGATATCGATGCCAACAAGCTGGATTACAGTGGTGTTGGTGCCAGCTTACTACGGCCTGGTGATATGAAACTCAAGGATATCAACGGCGATGGTAAAATTAATGGCGACGACCGCGTACGGGCCGACCGAAACAACCAGCCTCGTTTTCAGGGCGGTTTCAATGCCTCTCTGCGCTACAAGAATTTTGACTTGAGTATTCTTGTACAGGGATCGACTGGCGGGCAGATCTTCCTGCAAACGGAATCGGGTACGATTGGTAACTTCCTCAAATACAGCTACGATCACCGCTGGACAGTGGATAACCCAAGCACCGTCGATCCGCGGATTGTTGACCGCAGTAACCAGTATTTCTCGAACGGCACCAGCTACTGGCTGAAGAGTACGGACTATGCCCGGTTAAAGAACCTGGAACTGGGTTATACGCTTCCCGGAAAAATTGGCAGCAAAATTGGCCTGAATAGCCTGCGGATTTATGTGAACGGCCTGAATCTGGTAACCTACTCACCCTCGATGAAAGGTCTGTTCGATCCTGAATCTACCAGCGGTAGTGCACAGTACTATCCCCAGGCTCGGGTTATCAACACGGGTTTATCTGTTAGTTTCTAA
- a CDS encoding metallophosphoesterase family protein, translating into MNQEDHKKEILFLSDTQAPMWVERLVLRAHQNTKATTTIFAEIIRLKPAVLYWLGDIVSLGYRNNKWRIIDQFLAKCTEVGTAVYAIMGNHDVMGRPRKGARNFQQRFPEHSPTGYIKTTDGIAVVMLNSNFGILSVADLVKQQTWYEQTLRDLDADPNVNVIIVTCHHAPYSNSKLVGSSKLVQQRFVPAYTKSQKGRLFITGHSHAFERYQFEGKEFLVIGGGGGLRQPLNMSPSRLPDMATTYKPLFHYLAVRRQGDGLILTSYCLRKDFSGFDQGYQFTIQAEVPVS; encoded by the coding sequence ATGAATCAGGAAGATCATAAAAAAGAGATTCTATTTTTGAGTGATACGCAAGCCCCGATGTGGGTTGAGCGGTTAGTGCTGCGAGCACACCAGAACACCAAAGCGACAACCACAATCTTTGCTGAAATCATACGATTGAAACCCGCCGTACTTTATTGGCTCGGTGACATTGTATCGCTGGGCTACAGGAATAATAAGTGGCGGATTATTGATCAGTTTCTGGCGAAATGTACCGAAGTAGGCACCGCGGTCTATGCGATTATGGGTAACCATGACGTGATGGGCCGTCCCCGAAAAGGCGCCCGGAATTTCCAGCAACGCTTTCCGGAACACAGTCCTACCGGCTACATAAAAACCACCGATGGCATCGCTGTAGTCATGTTGAACTCTAATTTCGGCATACTGTCTGTTGCTGATCTGGTGAAACAGCAAACCTGGTATGAACAGACGCTTCGTGATCTGGATGCCGACCCGAATGTGAACGTTATTATCGTCACCTGCCACCACGCTCCGTACTCAAACAGCAAACTGGTTGGTTCCTCGAAGCTGGTTCAGCAACGATTTGTGCCTGCCTATACCAAATCGCAAAAGGGGCGGCTGTTTATTACAGGGCATTCGCACGCTTTCGAGCGATACCAGTTTGAGGGAAAAGAGTTTCTGGTCATTGGCGGGGGCGGGGGCCTCCGACAGCCATTGAATATGTCGCCAAGCCGCCTTCCCGATATGGCAACGACGTATAAACCCCTATTCCACTACCTTGCCGTTCGTCGCCAGGGAGATGGCCTTATACTAACATCATACTGTTTACGAAAGGATTTTTCGGGCTTTGATCAGGGCTACCAGTTCACGATTCAGGCAGAAGTGCCCGTATCCTAG
- a CDS encoding glycerophosphodiester phosphodiesterase, which yields MSLLLLLLVGCQKDYEAPVPYTFTNKPGAGKFTPAIRRAMEGVYRVTDGAGLFGDQVALKWTYTNEGTDTTHYLSVFTGLDAGFFNLEINAKTDSLAMAGYWRKLVNTRTGLARLAVRVRHSGRLQAFTGSLVEGDTLVMEGMYGENSTQPTQKLTLAYSRPLNRRPFSIMAHRSGGRTSDLLPASENSVEIIKLASRLGATGIEIDVRYTKDGVPILYHDNTLNLRLVQKNGLAGPVENYTYQQLSSLIRLINGEKIPTLEEALETVVNNTSLEFVWLDTKYIGPMDKVQAIQQKYRQKAILARRNLRIVIGLPSTDAVESYKALSDKENTPILCELDTSITRNLNARIWAPRWTLGPQTEEVKAMQAEGRTVFVWTLDEPEFIREFIAENSFDGILSNYSPVVAYYHYVDQ from the coding sequence ATGAGCCTGTTACTTCTGCTCTTGGTTGGATGCCAGAAGGACTACGAAGCTCCTGTACCGTACACCTTTACCAATAAACCGGGGGCAGGTAAGTTTACGCCGGCTATTCGGCGTGCCATGGAAGGCGTTTATAGGGTTACGGACGGCGCTGGTCTGTTTGGAGATCAGGTAGCGCTGAAATGGACCTATACCAATGAAGGTACTGATACGACGCATTATTTGTCCGTCTTTACCGGACTTGATGCCGGTTTTTTCAACCTCGAAATCAATGCCAAAACAGATAGTCTGGCGATGGCTGGTTACTGGAGAAAATTGGTAAATACGAGAACAGGGCTGGCCCGGTTAGCGGTTCGGGTCAGACATAGCGGACGGCTACAGGCATTTACGGGGAGTCTGGTCGAAGGGGATACACTGGTCATGGAGGGCATGTATGGTGAAAATTCAACGCAGCCAACGCAAAAACTAACATTGGCCTATAGCAGGCCACTTAATCGCAGACCATTCTCGATTATGGCGCACCGGAGTGGTGGCCGAACATCCGATTTATTACCCGCGTCCGAAAATTCGGTTGAGATCATTAAACTGGCCTCACGCCTTGGGGCAACTGGTATTGAAATCGATGTGCGCTATACTAAAGATGGCGTACCTATTTTGTATCACGACAACACGCTTAACCTAAGGCTGGTACAGAAAAATGGGTTAGCTGGCCCGGTCGAAAACTATACCTATCAGCAGCTAAGTTCATTGATCAGGCTCATAAATGGCGAAAAAATTCCAACGCTGGAAGAGGCATTGGAGACAGTTGTCAACAACACATCGCTGGAATTTGTCTGGCTTGATACGAAATACATAGGCCCAATGGATAAAGTACAGGCCATTCAACAAAAATACCGGCAGAAAGCTATTCTGGCCCGGCGAAATCTCCGAATAGTCATTGGCCTTCCAAGTACTGATGCTGTTGAATCCTACAAAGCGCTCAGCGATAAAGAGAATACGCCCATTCTGTGTGAACTGGATACCTCGATCACCCGAAATTTGAATGCCCGGATCTGGGCACCCCGCTGGACACTTGGCCCGCAAACAGAAGAAGTGAAAGCCATGCAGGCTGAAGGACGAACCGTATTCGTCTGGACACTCGATGAGCCTGAATTTATCCGTGAGTTCATTGCCGAAAATTCATTTGATGGTATTCTGTCAAACTATTCGCCGGTAGTTGCCTATTATCATTACGTAGACCAGTAA
- a CDS encoding RagB/SusD family nutrient uptake outer membrane protein — MNYIIKCLSFSLVVGVTMVACNSDFLNTQPLDKVSGDAVWADQSLSEAFVTDVYNGLRDGILEQMNFDCQTDNALYSFGKQDVNEANVSPSNLGTVKNTMAWSDVYPRIRAANIAIFNLTKPKFDNSSGIADRMKGEMYFMRGYFYNQLLRYYGGIPIIKSPYTLNEADFTVARNTYEECVNAIVSDLDSAAILLKGKTLTSGRATVGAALALKARVLLYAASDLHDIPTAKAKSSVIASFTKPELLGYVSGDRTARWQKAKDAAKAVMDLNQYGYKLNLTAPVTAAEGQQNYINLYLSRSGGEADGIFLKYYIRASFDDWGSWYPRNNMPNGYHGWTSSEPTQNLVDSYEMMDGTKFDWKNATHAAAPYENRDPRFYASILFDGAQWKPRTPDGAGIDPAGQIQMGEYEVGTAGSATKYSGLDTRNSSIENWNGTWTGYAIRKFMDPDPTLVDQNIRQEVPSIQIRFTEVVLNYAEACMALGQEAEAKTWINRVRFRVGMPAITETGAALAARYQNERNIEMLFEEQRFYDVRRWMTAPTALGKQAQIIIITGKLKPGKSVTTYKYNKDNYTYSYSVQDLGTGKENRKWADKIYFLPISRDEINRNNKLVQNPGYE, encoded by the coding sequence ATGAACTATATAATAAAGTGCCTGTCGTTCAGCCTGGTTGTTGGTGTGACGATGGTGGCCTGTAACAGTGATTTTCTGAATACGCAGCCTCTCGATAAGGTGTCGGGTGATGCGGTCTGGGCTGACCAGTCCTTGTCAGAAGCGTTCGTAACGGATGTTTACAACGGGCTTCGCGACGGTATTCTGGAACAGATGAATTTTGACTGTCAGACCGATAATGCTCTCTATAGCTTTGGTAAACAGGATGTTAACGAAGCAAACGTAAGCCCTTCAAACCTGGGGACGGTTAAAAATACGATGGCCTGGTCTGATGTATATCCACGGATTCGGGCCGCTAACATCGCTATTTTTAATCTGACCAAGCCTAAGTTTGACAATAGCAGTGGCATAGCCGACCGGATGAAAGGCGAAATGTATTTCATGCGCGGTTATTTCTACAATCAGTTGCTGCGCTATTATGGTGGAATTCCCATCATCAAGTCGCCTTATACCTTGAATGAAGCCGACTTTACCGTCGCCCGGAACACGTATGAGGAGTGTGTCAATGCGATTGTGAGTGATCTGGATTCGGCTGCTATTCTGCTAAAAGGAAAAACCCTTACGAGTGGCCGCGCAACAGTAGGTGCGGCTTTAGCGCTGAAAGCACGGGTGCTCTTGTATGCAGCCAGTGATCTGCACGACATTCCGACCGCAAAAGCCAAATCGAGCGTTATTGCCAGTTTCACCAAGCCTGAGTTGCTGGGGTATGTTAGTGGCGACCGCACAGCTCGCTGGCAGAAAGCGAAAGACGCGGCCAAAGCAGTTATGGATCTGAATCAGTATGGCTACAAGCTAAATCTGACCGCGCCCGTTACAGCCGCCGAAGGACAGCAGAACTACATCAATCTATACCTGTCACGGAGCGGTGGCGAAGCGGATGGTATTTTCCTGAAATACTATATCCGGGCTTCGTTCGACGATTGGGGTTCCTGGTATCCGCGCAACAACATGCCGAACGGCTATCATGGCTGGACCTCCAGCGAGCCGACTCAGAACCTGGTAGACAGCTATGAAATGATGGACGGCACGAAGTTCGACTGGAAGAACGCTACCCACGCGGCTGCTCCCTACGAAAACCGTGACCCTCGTTTCTACGCGTCGATTCTGTTTGATGGTGCTCAGTGGAAACCCCGCACGCCAGATGGCGCCGGGATTGATCCGGCTGGTCAGATCCAAATGGGTGAATATGAGGTAGGTACTGCTGGCAGCGCTACCAAATATTCCGGTCTGGATACGCGTAACAGCTCAATCGAAAACTGGAACGGTACCTGGACAGGTTACGCCATCCGGAAATTCATGGATCCTGATCCAACGCTCGTCGATCAGAATATTCGCCAGGAAGTGCCTTCGATTCAAATTCGGTTTACGGAAGTCGTATTAAACTACGCTGAAGCCTGTATGGCTCTGGGGCAGGAGGCTGAAGCCAAAACCTGGATCAATAGAGTTCGCTTCCGGGTGGGTATGCCAGCTATTACCGAAACAGGAGCTGCGCTCGCTGCGCGTTATCAGAACGAACGGAATATCGAAATGCTGTTTGAAGAACAGCGATTCTACGATGTACGGCGCTGGATGACAGCACCAACCGCCTTAGGAAAACAGGCCCAGATTATCATTATTACGGGTAAGCTGAAACCGGGCAAGTCGGTGACGACCTATAAGTACAATAAGGACAACTATACCTATTCGTATAGTGTACAGGATTTGGGAACGGGTAAGGAAAACCGGAAGTGGGCCGACAAAATCTACTTCCTGCCAATTAGCCGCGATGAAATAAACCGGAACAATAAACTGGTTCAGAATCCCGGTTACGAGTAA
- a CDS encoding VCBS repeat-containing protein, with protein sequence MRYTALSTYFLLCIAGVLVLSGCNSSTDKGATSNGSPLFTSLTPEQTGITFANNLTEGLNTNVLMYEYFYNGGGVAVGDLNGDGLEDIYFSGNMVPNQLYLNKGNMKFTDVTATAGVAGREGPWRTGVSMADVNGDGRLDLFVCYSGSLPPFKRVPQLFINDGPDAQGTPHFSDQTVQWGLDKPGQTTQGTFFDYDRDGDLDLFLLNHNPRLLPVLDPGPTSALLKQSNPEIGVRLLKNTGKSFEDVTERSGLSSSVLSYGLGLGVSDLNADGWPDLYISNDYTIPDYLYLNNQDGTFTNQLKNSIRHTSQFSMGNDVADVNNDARPDILTLDMLPEDNRRQKLLMAPDNYEKFDLAVASGFHYQHMRNMLQINEGGEIKARKTVPVFSEIGQLAGVSNTDWSWSPLLADYDNDGWKDLYVTNGYVRDYTNQDFLKYMTDYMQNRPANFSREDVLELVHKIPSSNVMNYMFRNRGGDTAGEVTFTNVAADWGLTQTSNSTGAAYADLDNDGDLDLIVNNTNQPAFVFQNETSKERNHHYLSVQLTGSGANTQGVGAKVTLYSAGKQQYVEQMPTRGYQSSMSPRLHFGLGTRATIDSLRVVWPTGKQQVLTNVKGDQLLKIQEKEASSTYSPPLAAPAMFKEVKAPLAFADPVNTANDFKRQTLLVNAQSFNGPCLVKADVNGDGREDIYAGGSGEQAGTLFIQQANNQFSRLVQPDFEADKAYNDADAVFFDANADGFPDLYVCSGYYGNLMPDDRLLQDRLYLNDGKGHFTKSSNALPALQTSAGCVRVGDANMDGRPDLFVGGRVVPGRYPESPKSYLLINDGQGKLPHFSDKTAQLAPLLAQIGMVTDAAWTDLNADRKPELVVVGEWMPVSVFSWENGRLTDQTQAYLGKEYRGWWNKLVVDDFNGDGRPDLVIGNQGLNTQCRASEQEPAELYYKDFDKNGKIDPILCLYVQGKSYPHATRDELLEQVGMLRHRFTNYESYSNATLADVFKEEELRDASKLTATYLKTAYFASTPSGKLAEKPLPLAVQTAPIFTLTTLDYDHDGRKDLLLCGNTSKARLRFGRSDANAGLLLRGDGRGNFSAVPQSQSGFELTGDVRSVVPIGNSLLFGINQQPLRAYAGFKPL encoded by the coding sequence TTGCGCTACACAGCCCTAAGTACCTATTTTTTGCTCTGCATTGCTGGCGTTTTAGTATTGTCTGGATGTAATTCATCCACCGACAAAGGCGCAACCAGCAACGGGTCTCCACTCTTTACATCGCTCACCCCCGAACAGACGGGCATTACATTCGCCAATAATCTGACCGAGGGCCTGAACACAAACGTGCTGATGTACGAATACTTCTACAATGGTGGCGGTGTGGCGGTTGGTGATCTGAATGGGGATGGATTGGAGGATATCTACTTCAGCGGCAACATGGTTCCTAATCAGTTATACCTGAATAAAGGGAACATGAAGTTTACCGACGTAACGGCAACGGCCGGTGTTGCCGGACGCGAAGGCCCCTGGCGAACCGGTGTTTCAATGGCTGATGTCAACGGCGATGGGCGACTTGATCTGTTTGTTTGCTATTCTGGTAGTTTGCCGCCTTTCAAGCGAGTGCCCCAGTTATTCATTAACGATGGGCCCGATGCCCAGGGAACTCCTCACTTTTCAGATCAAACGGTGCAATGGGGGCTAGACAAACCCGGCCAGACGACGCAGGGCACGTTTTTCGATTACGACCGCGACGGTGATCTGGACTTATTCCTGCTGAATCATAATCCGCGTCTTTTACCCGTACTTGATCCAGGGCCAACATCGGCTTTATTGAAACAAAGTAATCCAGAGATTGGCGTTCGTTTACTAAAGAATACCGGAAAGAGTTTTGAGGATGTTACCGAACGTTCGGGGTTGAGCAGTTCTGTGTTGAGTTATGGGTTGGGATTGGGCGTATCTGACCTGAATGCTGATGGCTGGCCTGATCTGTACATCTCCAACGATTATACCATACCCGATTACCTGTATCTGAATAATCAGGACGGCACGTTTACGAATCAGCTAAAAAATAGCATCCGCCACACATCCCAATTCTCGATGGGTAATGATGTCGCCGATGTCAATAACGATGCCCGGCCCGACATTCTGACGCTCGATATGCTGCCTGAAGATAACCGGCGGCAGAAATTATTGATGGCTCCCGATAACTACGAAAAGTTCGACCTTGCCGTAGCGTCTGGGTTTCATTATCAGCATATGCGCAATATGCTCCAGATCAATGAGGGCGGAGAAATAAAGGCACGCAAAACGGTGCCGGTTTTCAGCGAAATTGGCCAGCTGGCAGGTGTTTCGAATACGGACTGGAGCTGGTCGCCCCTGCTGGCCGACTACGACAATGACGGCTGGAAAGACCTGTATGTGACAAACGGCTACGTCCGGGATTATACGAATCAGGATTTCCTGAAGTATATGACCGACTACATGCAGAACAGGCCCGCTAATTTCAGTCGCGAAGATGTGCTCGAACTGGTGCATAAAATCCCTTCGTCGAACGTCATGAATTATATGTTCCGCAATCGAGGGGGCGATACAGCGGGGGAAGTTACGTTTACCAACGTTGCTGCTGATTGGGGACTAACGCAAACATCGAACAGTACGGGGGCTGCCTATGCCGATCTGGACAACGATGGCGACCTTGACCTGATTGTCAATAATACGAATCAACCAGCCTTTGTTTTTCAGAACGAAACCAGTAAGGAACGAAACCATCATTATCTGTCCGTGCAACTCACGGGCTCGGGCGCCAATACGCAGGGAGTAGGGGCTAAAGTAACCCTGTACAGTGCCGGGAAGCAGCAGTATGTCGAGCAAATGCCAACCCGTGGCTATCAGTCGAGCATGTCGCCACGGCTCCATTTTGGCTTAGGCACGCGTGCAACAATAGATTCGCTGCGTGTTGTCTGGCCAACGGGAAAGCAACAGGTATTGACGAACGTGAAAGGAGATCAACTCCTGAAAATACAGGAAAAAGAGGCCAGCTCGACCTACAGCCCGCCACTTGCTGCACCCGCTATGTTTAAGGAAGTGAAAGCACCACTGGCTTTTGCCGACCCAGTAAACACGGCCAACGATTTTAAGCGGCAAACGCTGTTGGTCAATGCACAGTCGTTCAATGGCCCCTGTCTGGTAAAGGCCGATGTGAATGGCGATGGCCGAGAGGATATCTATGCCGGAGGCAGTGGTGAGCAGGCCGGAACGTTATTTATCCAACAGGCAAACAATCAATTCAGCCGACTGGTACAGCCTGACTTTGAGGCTGATAAGGCGTATAACGATGCCGATGCTGTTTTTTTTGATGCCAATGCCGATGGCTTTCCTGATCTCTACGTGTGCAGTGGCTACTACGGTAATTTAATGCCCGATGACCGATTGTTGCAGGATCGGCTGTACCTGAACGATGGTAAAGGGCACTTTACGAAAAGTTCGAACGCGTTGCCCGCCTTGCAAACCAGTGCGGGTTGTGTGCGGGTAGGTGATGCCAACATGGATGGACGACCCGACCTGTTTGTGGGTGGCAGGGTAGTACCGGGCCGATACCCTGAATCGCCGAAGAGTTATTTGCTCATCAACGATGGGCAGGGGAAACTTCCTCATTTTAGCGACAAAACGGCTCAGTTGGCTCCACTACTCGCCCAAATCGGAATGGTTACGGATGCGGCCTGGACCGATCTCAATGCTGATCGTAAGCCTGAACTGGTCGTGGTTGGCGAATGGATGCCGGTTTCGGTGTTTTCGTGGGAAAACGGTCGGTTGACCGACCAGACTCAGGCGTATCTTGGCAAAGAGTATCGCGGCTGGTGGAATAAATTAGTAGTCGATGATTTTAATGGCGATGGTCGGCCTGATCTGGTGATTGGTAATCAAGGTCTGAACACACAATGCCGGGCCAGCGAACAGGAGCCCGCCGAACTCTACTACAAAGATTTCGACAAAAACGGGAAAATAGATCCAATTCTGTGCCTGTATGTACAAGGTAAAAGCTACCCTCATGCCACCCGCGACGAGTTGCTTGAGCAGGTCGGTATGTTAAGGCATCGCTTTACGAATTATGAGAGTTATTCGAATGCTACCCTTGCCGACGTGTTTAAGGAAGAAGAATTACGCGATGCGTCGAAACTGACGGCTACTTATCTTAAAACAGCCTATTTTGCCAGTACGCCATCTGGCAAACTCGCTGAAAAGCCATTGCCACTGGCTGTACAGACAGCCCCGATCTTCACGTTAACCACTCTTGATTATGATCATGATGGGCGAAAAGACCTGCTTTTATGCGGAAACACATCGAAAGCCCGATTACGGTTTGGCCGCTCAGACGCCAATGCCGGTCTTCTGCTGCGGGGCGATGGGCGGGGAAATTTTTCGGCAGTACCTCAATCACAGTCGGGGTTTGAACTAACGGGCGATGTTCGGTCTGTAGTGCCAATCGGTAATTCGTTGCTGTTTGGTATTAATCAACAACCGTTAAGGGCCTACGCGGGTTTCAAGCCCTTGTAA